The genome window ATCCTTTCAACGCTGTATGTTTGAGACATATAATTTACCATCCAGTCAATATTGTTATTGTAAAATATCGATGAAAGTTTGCCTGGCCACATTTCGCAACATGAAGCAGGTGATGACGTTTATATTGAGAAGGATTGAATGTCTTAAAATGGAAACATTTATGATTATTTATTTCAGGTGGAGCACTGTGAAATGAGCATTGTGGAGAATCATACGAAGTTGCAGGTAAAGCTACGATGTAAATTAGAGACTATGAAACAGGCTCTTATAGCCATAATTGACGATCAGAATATTAATGCTGCGGTATCCAAGGAAGCGAGTCCAAATGTGTAAGTGAATATTACTTTAGTCTTAAGACCTTGGGATCTAGAGTTTCTTATAAAGGGTCCAATTGTATTTAGCATTCGCGGtgatttcaaattatttatggAAATCTCCAATAATTTCAATACAAACGAAGAGGAACTAACTCTCGAGGTCGATTCAAATAGTTTGGCAGCCAAAAACTATATAGAAGGCGCCCGGGTTAGTGATCGTTTTATGCGTTCgcaattaaaactaaaatcaaGTGAATTTGATCAGTATCTGGTAACCAAAAATACAGTAATCACCTTTTGTATACGAGAGTTTCGGGCATTTCTACTATTTGCCGAAACTCTGAATGCACCATTAAATCTAGAGTTCAATGAAGCTGGTGATCCTTTTCTCttgaaaattaacaaacaccAAGAAATTGAATGCATCTTAATAATGTCGACCCTCTCACCGGACGATGTGAGCTTCTCCGAAGATAATTGCCAACGGGAATTGACTGTGGATGAAACTCCCGACTCACAGCAGGTTGTgtccaaaaaaagaaaaaatagtcAACCGATTGAGGCAAATGCGCCCGAAAAAAGACGTGTAGAGCCAGATGATTCATTAATGGAGTCCAATTCATCGCTGTCGAATTCGCTTTTTCAATTTCGTCCCTCGGAGCCGCCATCAGTAGAAGCAGTTCGTCAACTGGCTGATGTGGATACTCTCATGGTTATACCCGATGAGGCAGATGAAGAGGCTCTTATGCTAGCCGCCGCTGATGCAGCCATGGCCACACAGATGCCAAAGACTAATCCAAATCCAAGTGTTCCAAGTAGCACAGAGGTTTGCTTTTACAATACAGAAGATACGACTATAGTGGACCAACAGCAGCATCTGGAGGAAGAAGAGGATGATGAAGAGGAAAGCATACCCCAATCGCCTGAACGTGAACAAAGAAAAATTCGTACAATATTCTCGCGATGCTTTCAAAGCACTTATGTGCCGCGCGAGCCATCGCCAAATAGCCAAGTCTATGTCCCCAATTCCGACACAGAGGATTAGAATTAGAGTTCTAGATTTGttataattgtaaaataaagcaaaaattaataactaaAACTAAGATATCTTGATATTTATGTGGGGTAAAAAACTGCTTCCCGCCAGCACAGCCGATGTCTTGGTCTGCAGCTCATCCATGTGTTGCTGGGCATGCTGCAGGGCAGTGTGAGCCGACTGCAATGACACTTGCGATTTAATAAGCATTTGATCCGTGTTTAAAAGTTGCTTCGAAGCATTCACAACAAAACTACGTGTCAATCCAGTTAAGGAACGCCAAACGGCAATGTTGTTTTCAACTAAAAGGAATCAAAATGTATGAATTTACAAGAATATTGCACGTATTATCGTTTGCTCGTGTTTACTTAGTTTACGCTGGAGAAGATTATTCCGATAGATGGATGCTGTACTGGTAGCCATTGCCACCGCTTGGCTGGCCCCTCCACGCTGCTCATAAATGTCTTCGTCTTCATCGTCATCCTCCTCGGAAGCCTCGCCAGCGACTTCAGCCGCAAAGATCTGCAGAGATGTGATTTTAGGAATTTGAGTGAGAACACTCAGCTAAATTGGCTCACCTTTTGTATATCATGCACTTCTTCATCGGATTCGGAGGCTTCACCTCTTACCAAGTCTGCCATTGCCAGAGAAATtatgtataaaaacaaaaacaggaaACAAATAGAAATTGTTTACTATTTGTGTTTGTTCATAAAACTAACACAGAGGCGGCGCAACTTTGAGGGGTGTCAACAAAAACATGAGAATATTTGTTAAATCGTTTTTGCTATTCGAACTTtgtctcttttttcaattacCTTTTAAATTGATGAAATTGTATGGcgacttttttttaaatctttttgaAAACGAAACGGACATTCTTCTATCTCTTACGCCCATGCTTACCAATTTTAGATGGTAGCTTtgattttttgcattttctttttggtattCTACTTATAAGACGGTCACACTGGCGTTCTATGCAGGCCGGCTGAAACGCCACATCAgtgttaaaattaaattaacgaATCAAAAGTTGGCTAGAAACTATTTAAAACCAATCCATTCGAAATCCtttgtttaatttaacttTGGCGCTTGGCCATTATGTGCATGAGGCCATTCACATTCAACTAGAAACCGTGAGAtcaaagcatttaaaaatgttacgtcttgtgtgtgtgtttgtgctgCTGGCGGCTTTGTTAGCACCAGCTCCAGTTGCCCCTACGCAGCAGTCGCAATCGCAGTCTACCCAGAGTTATCCCATTACCACGCTGATAAATGCCAAATGGACACAGACGCCATTGTATTTGGAAATTGCTGAATATTTGGCCGACGAGCAGTCTGGCCTCTTCTGGGACTATGTTGATGGAGTGACCAAACTGGAGACGGCTCTAAAAGATTATGGTAGGATTCAATTGGTTCAATACAAGCAATAGTGAAACTATAATCCACGGTTAATTTCTAGATACGGAGTCGCAACAGTATAATGCCGCCCTGCAATTGGTGAAATCTCATGTGAGCCCGCCGCAATTGCCTCTGCTTAAGCTGGTGGTGTCCATGCACAGTTTAACGCCCAGAATACAGACACattttcagctagccgatgaGTTGCGCAGCTCTGGTGCCTGTGAGGGATCGACATTTGCTCAAGTGGGCACTGAATTGGCCTGCAGTTTTGCCGATCTGCAAAAGAAATTGGGTTTGCCCAAGGCCAAGGATAGCTTGGATAGTTTGGTGGATACCTATAGTTTTGATCACATCTATCCGGGTAGTGAGAATAATACAAGAACTGTTATTCTATACAGCGATTTGGGTAGCTCACAGTTCCGTTCATATCATAAACTGCTCGAAAAGGAGGCCAACCTTGGAGGAATACGTTATATTTTGCGTCATCAGTTGGCCAAGAAGGATAAGCGTCCGGTACGTCTATCCGGCTATGGCGTTGAATTGCATTTGAAAAATACAGAATACAAGAGTCAAGATGATGCACCCAAACCAGAAGCGGGTGGCAATTCGGATGAAAACGATGCCACCAATGAATCAGATGTACTTGGATTTGATTTCAAAGTATTGAAACAAAAGCATCCCAATCTAAAGCGTAATCTAGATCAATTGCGTCAACGATTGCTACAAGGCAACGATGAGATAGCCCAACTGAAGGCATGGGAATTTCAGGATTTGGGCTTACAAGCTGCAGCAGCCATAGCCGAGATACAAGGTGATGAAGCCTTGCAAATACTTCAATATACAGCACATAATTTCCCAATGCTGGCGAGAACTTTGCTTGCCCACAAGGTAACCGATTCCCTGCGAACGGAAGTCAAATATAATACCGAAGCATTTGGTCGTAGCCTAAATGTGGCGCCTCCAGATGGAGCACTGTTTATTAATGGCCTATTCTTTGATGCCGATACCATGGATTTGTATACGCTTATTGATACATTACGCTCTGAGATGCGAGTCCTTGAGAGTTTGCATAGCAATAATGTGAGAGGAAATCTGGCTAGTTCATTGTTGGCCTTAGATTTGACCACCTCAAGTAAAAAGGAGTTTGCCATTGACATCAGAGATACGGCCGTGCAATGGATCAATGATATTGAAACCGATGCCCAATACAGACGTTGGCCCGCCTCAGTAATGGACTTGCTGCGTCCAACTTTCCCGGGCATGTTACGGAATATTAGGAAAAATGTATTcaatttagttttagttatCGATGCCCTACAACCCACGGCACGTAGTCTGATCAAATTGTCGGAATCATTTGTCATCCATCAGGCACCCATACGTCTGGGCTTGGTCTTTGATGCACGCGATGCCAAAGAGGAGACCAAAGATGATTATATTGCCATAGCGTGTGCCTTCAATTATGTGAGTCAAAAGAAAGATGCACGAGCTGCCTTGAGTTTCCTAACTGATATCTATGCAGCTGTTGgtgaaacaaaaattgttaccAAATCGGACATTGTGAAACAATTGACCAAAGAGTTTACCACATTGAATGCAAATAAGGCTAAAGAATTCCTTGAAGAGGACTCCGACTATGATTATGGTCGGCAATTGTCCGAAGAGTTTGTCCAGCGTTTGGGTTTCGCCGATAAGGGACAACCCCAAGCTCTGCTCAATGGCGTACCCATGCCCAGTAGCATTGTCACGGCTGATAGCGATTTTGAAGAAGCCATATTTACGGAAGTTATGACTCAAACGGCCAATCTACAGAAGGCCGTCTATCGCGGAGAAATGACAGACAGCGATGTGGCCATCGATTATCTAATGAATCAGCCTCATGTTATGCCGCGCCTTAATCAACGTATACTCAGTCAAGAGGATGTCAAATATCTGGATATAAATGGCGTACCATCAAAGCAATTGAGCAATGTTGGTGCTCTCAATAAGCTCTCCAATCGTGATATGACTGCCACTCTAATGGACAATCTGCGTTATTTTGGTGGTAAAAAATCATCGGAAGAAATTGGTCGTGCCAATTTACAATTCTTAACCTTGTGGGTGTTTGCCGATTTGGATACAGAAGAGGGTCGCACCCTGCTCACACATGCTTTGGAATATGTGCAAAGTGGACAGAGTGTACGTCTTGCCTTCATACCGAATACAGAGAGTGCCAGTGTCAAGGATTCACGTAACCTGAATCGTTTAGCCTGGGCAGCAGTTCAAAGTCTCAGTCCCAAAGAGGCCACAGATCAAGTGTTGAAATGGCTAAAGAAAcctaaagaaaaaattgaaatacaGAAGAAACTCCAGGACATTCTAGGCTCCACGGAACTGCATTTGAAGATGCTGCGTGTGTATGCCCAACGGGTTTTGGGTTTAAACAAATCCCAGCGGTTAGTTATAGGCAATGGTCGACTCTATGGTCCGTTGACAATACAAGAGACCTTTGACAGTGCTGATTTTGCCCTTTTGGCACGGTACAGTTCTCTTCAATATGGTGATAAGGTGCGTCAAGTGTTGAGAGAATCGGCCCAAGATGTATCTAGTGATTTTACCAGCGATACGCTCTTGAAACTCTATGCCAGCCTTTTGCCACGACAGACCAAGACACGTTTTAAGCTCCCGGCGGATCTTAAGACCGATCATTCAGTTGTCAAATTGCCACCCAAAGAGGAGAATCTACCGCATTTTGATGTGGCTGCCATTTTGGATCCAGCATCGCGTGGTGCACAGAAGCTATCGCCCATCTTGATACTTATCCGTCAGATTTTAAATTGTCAATTGAATCTCTATTTGACGCCAGTGCCGCAGCATAGTGACATGCCGGTTAAGAATTTCTATCGTTATGTTGTCGAGCCAGAGGTGCAATTTGAGACCCACGGTGAACGCTCCGAAGGACCATTGGCCAAATTTAGCGGCTTGCCAGCGAATCCTCTATTGACGCAGCAATTACAAGTGCCCGAAAATTGGCTAGTGGAGGCTGTAAGAGCTGTCTATGATTTGGATAACATTAAGCTACGCGACATTGGTGGCCCAGTGCATAGTGAATTCGATTTGGAATATTTACTACTCGAAGGACATTGCTTTGATGCTGGCAGTGGAGCACCGCCGAGGGGTCTACAACTGGTGCTGGGCACAAAGACACAACCAACTCTAGTGGACACCATAGTGATGGCAAATTTGGGCTACTTCCAGTTGAAATCGAATCCAGGAGCCTGGAATTTGCGTTTACGCGATGGCAAATCCACAGATATTTATGCCATAAGTCATGCCGAGGGCACAAATACCAATCATCCGGTTGGGGCAACTGATGTCCAGGTGTTGATCACCACACTGCGATCGCAGGTTATTAAATTAAGAGTTTCCAAGAAGCCGGGAATGCAACAGGCCGAGCTTCTCTCCGATGATAATGAGCAGGCTGCCCAATCAGGCATATGGAATAGCATTGCCAGCAGTTTTGGTGGCAGTAATGGCAATCAGGCTGCCGCCGATGAGGATACCGAGACTATAAATATTTTCTCTGTTGCCTCAGGACATCTGTATGAACGTCTATTGAGAATTATGATGATATCCTTGCTAAAGAATACCAAATCACCGGTGAAATTTTGGTTCCTTAAGAATTATCTATCGCCACAATTCACCGATTTCCTGCCACATATGGCAAGAGAATATAATTTCCAATATGAATTGGTTCAATACAAATGGCCACGTTGGCTGCATCAGCAAACAGAGAAACAGCGAACCATTTGGGGTTATAAGATTCTCTTCTTGGATGTCCTCTTCCCCCTAAATGTGAGAAAGATAATTTTCGTGGATGCCGATGCCATTGTGAGGGCAAACATTAAGGAATTGTATGATCTGGATTTGGGCGGAGCACCATATGCCTATACACCGTTCTGTGATTCACGCAAGGAAATGGAGGGATTCCGTTTCTGGAAGCAGGGATATTGGCGTAGTCATCTAATGGGCCGACGCTATCATATTTCTGCCCTCTATGTTGTCGATTTGAGACGTTTCCGTAAAATAGCAGCCGGCGATCGTTTGCGTGGCCAATATCAGGCACTCAGTCAGGATCCAAATAGTTTATCCAATTTGGATCAGGACTTACCCAACAATATGATACATCAGGTGGCAATTAAATCACTGCCCGATGATTGGTTATGGTGTCAGACCTGGTGCAGTGATAGCTCATTCAAATCGGCCAAGGTGATTGATCTGTGCAATAACCCACAAACAAAGGAAGCCAAACTAACGGCTGCTCAACGTATTGTGCCCGAATGGAAAGATTATGATGCAGAACTGAAGACCCTAATGGCACGCATTGAAGATCATGAGAATGCCCATGGCTCCAGGGATGcctatgatgatgatgatgatgaagatgactATGAGGGACAATTAACTGGCACCACATTGCCTCCTCCTCATGAACCCAAACACGGCGAACTGTGATCCTTTTTGTAGATGAATTTCCTCACATCAACGTCTTTAGTAAATATTAAATCCAATGTCTTAAAAAACtcagaaaaacgaaaaacaagagaaacaaaacaataataataatagtaatgataattttttttgtacacaaataatagaaattattaACTCTAAAAGAAGTCTGAAATGATCTTAttattctctttttgttttcgtgCATTCCAAGAGCTAAAGCCACAAATtgtagacacacacacacagacagagaaagaaaaaatgaaaagcttttacaacttttttttcttttagttttttgtttaaaatttttcccttatttttttttgcgaatTGTATTAAACGAATGTTGTAagagataaaaacaaaacaaaaaaaaactaccaAGTTTGACCATTGAAAATTACAGTTACAATTTACTTATTACCCCGAATAAATAAGTTTatgtcataaaaataaaactaattttgtttgtttttctttcgtttaagttaattataatttttgttatttattgtCAATCTTTGGATAAAAGAGAAAGTAAATTTGCATAAAGATTCGCTTGTCCTCTATGATCCTTCAGATCGTAAAACTCTTCTGTGGATCAAGTCCATTACTTAAATCAAAACCCAAGACTTTTAGTCATCCTATTGACAATTTTGTCATGATTAAAGTGTAAATAATTAGATCTTTGTtgtattagttattttaaattctttatttatataatattattatcattGAAGGTTATTTTTAAAGAGagttttcttttggtttgcttctatttcattttgtttttttggttttaataaGGCAGACAGTGCAGTCCAAAGAAGTCGATTAGattatttgattatttatttatttttttgtaatttgcattttctcctctcttttttttaaattgctgtcgcttttttatttttattttctttctatgcatctcattattattataattctTTCAGCATTTTTAGCATAGTACGTATTACTTATAAtatagtttaaaaattttggtatACGATAGTTTAATTAAAgctttcaatttgtttttctcgttttttttttttttgttttgttttgtttatcaattgtttctgttgctctcaATATGTTAGTCGATTTTCTTTTCTACGCCATTCTAAGGTaaaagtgagtgagtgaaagAGGGATAGAGGTATAAAGGATAGATAGAGATAGAAAGTGTGGTATATAGttaacatttttcatttttaattaattaatatgtatatgtatttatatgtatgtatgtatataaaaaaaaacaaaaaaaaaaatgctgctgccaaaaaaacaaaaaaaaaggtttctggttttctttgtttattattaataaaattattattattattttttttttttgaatctttGTTCTTTTGAAACTTTGCTTCTGCTTAATTGCTAGGAATTGACGAAACTACAAAAATTCCTTCTCGGGAATCACAAATGTTGGTTTTTAGCCCCCTGCTTCTTATTCAtcgttatttgtt of Drosophila willistoni isolate 14030-0811.24 chromosome XR unlocalized genomic scaffold, UCI_dwil_1.1 Seg8, whole genome shotgun sequence contains these proteins:
- the LOC6645933 gene encoding cell cycle checkpoint control protein RAD9A; the protein is MKCTLEGNNAKVIAKAIQSLSKVGKELYIEADQQGLQLRAINATHSAVGSISFQRCMFETYNLPSSQYCYCKISMKVCLATFRNMKQVEHCEMSIVENHTKLQVKLRCKLETMKQALIAIIDDQNINAAVSKEASPNVIRGDFKLFMEISNNFNTNEEELTLEVDSNSLAAKNYIEGARVSDRFMRSQLKLKSSEFDQYLVTKNTVITFCIREFRAFLLFAETLNAPLNLEFNEAGDPFLLKINKHQEIECILIMSTLSPDDVSFSEDNCQRELTVDETPDSQQVVSKKRKNSQPIEANAPEKRRVEPDDSLMESNSSLSNSLFQFRPSEPPSVEAVRQLADVDTLMVIPDEADEEALMLAAADAAMATQMPKTNPNPSVPSSTEVCFYNTEDTTIVDQQQHLEEEEDDEEESIPQSPEREQRKIRTIFSRCFQSTYVPREPSPNSQVYVPNSDTED
- the LOC6645934 gene encoding biogenesis of lysosome-related organelles complex 1 subunit 3 gives rise to the protein MADLVRGEASESDEEVHDIQKIFAAEVAGEASEEDDDEDEDIYEQRGGASQAVAMATSTASIYRNNLLQRKLIENNIAVWRSLTGLTRSFVVNASKQLLNTDQMLIKSQVSLQSAHTALQHAQQHMDELQTKTSAVLAGSSFLPHINIKIS
- the LOC6645935 gene encoding UDP-glucose:glycoprotein glucosyltransferase gives rise to the protein MLRLVCVFVLLAALLAPAPVAPTQQSQSQSTQSYPITTLINAKWTQTPLYLEIAEYLADEQSGLFWDYVDGVTKLETALKDYDTESQQYNAALQLVKSHVSPPQLPLLKLVVSMHSLTPRIQTHFQLADELRSSGACEGSTFAQVGTELACSFADLQKKLGLPKAKDSLDSLVDTYSFDHIYPGSENNTRTVILYSDLGSSQFRSYHKLLEKEANLGGIRYILRHQLAKKDKRPVRLSGYGVELHLKNTEYKSQDDAPKPEAGGNSDENDATNESDVLGFDFKVLKQKHPNLKRNLDQLRQRLLQGNDEIAQLKAWEFQDLGLQAAAAIAEIQGDEALQILQYTAHNFPMLARTLLAHKVTDSLRTEVKYNTEAFGRSLNVAPPDGALFINGLFFDADTMDLYTLIDTLRSEMRVLESLHSNNVRGNLASSLLALDLTTSSKKEFAIDIRDTAVQWINDIETDAQYRRWPASVMDLLRPTFPGMLRNIRKNVFNLVLVIDALQPTARSLIKLSESFVIHQAPIRLGLVFDARDAKEETKDDYIAIACAFNYVSQKKDARAALSFLTDIYAAVGETKIVTKSDIVKQLTKEFTTLNANKAKEFLEEDSDYDYGRQLSEEFVQRLGFADKGQPQALLNGVPMPSSIVTADSDFEEAIFTEVMTQTANLQKAVYRGEMTDSDVAIDYLMNQPHVMPRLNQRILSQEDVKYLDINGVPSKQLSNVGALNKLSNRDMTATLMDNLRYFGGKKSSEEIGRANLQFLTLWVFADLDTEEGRTLLTHALEYVQSGQSVRLAFIPNTESASVKDSRNLNRLAWAAVQSLSPKEATDQVLKWLKKPKEKIEIQKKLQDILGSTELHLKMLRVYAQRVLGLNKSQRLVIGNGRLYGPLTIQETFDSADFALLARYSSLQYGDKVRQVLRESAQDVSSDFTSDTLLKLYASLLPRQTKTRFKLPADLKTDHSVVKLPPKEENLPHFDVAAILDPASRGAQKLSPILILIRQILNCQLNLYLTPVPQHSDMPVKNFYRYVVEPEVQFETHGERSEGPLAKFSGLPANPLLTQQLQVPENWLVEAVRAVYDLDNIKLRDIGGPVHSEFDLEYLLLEGHCFDAGSGAPPRGLQLVLGTKTQPTLVDTIVMANLGYFQLKSNPGAWNLRLRDGKSTDIYAISHAEGTNTNHPVGATDVQVLITTLRSQVIKLRVSKKPGMQQAELLSDDNEQAAQSGIWNSIASSFGGSNGNQAAADEDTETINIFSVASGHLYERLLRIMMISLLKNTKSPVKFWFLKNYLSPQFTDFLPHMAREYNFQYELVQYKWPRWLHQQTEKQRTIWGYKILFLDVLFPLNVRKIIFVDADAIVRANIKELYDLDLGGAPYAYTPFCDSRKEMEGFRFWKQGYWRSHLMGRRYHISALYVVDLRRFRKIAAGDRLRGQYQALSQDPNSLSNLDQDLPNNMIHQVAIKSLPDDWLWCQTWCSDSSFKSAKVIDLCNNPQTKEAKLTAAQRIVPEWKDYDAELKTLMARIEDHENAHGSRDAYDDDDDEDDYEGQLTGTTLPPPHEPKHGEL